In the Quercus lobata isolate SW786 chromosome 5, ValleyOak3.0 Primary Assembly, whole genome shotgun sequence genome, one interval contains:
- the LOC115989600 gene encoding scarecrow-like protein 13, which produces MQTSQEHHSSSSLHGLYHQPLQEIDPYCVQHFQIIENNVCPDTGSQGTTVSFQPYPEQPQFFTLDSSPATVGYIDYNSPSATSFLSNRSPFSPQVSQSCLSDQHHSPDNTYGSPASGSSVADNGNEFKHKLREIEISLLGSESGIVDSCHYCPNSGIHKPTFVSGCDWNQLVQMDPSLDLRKGLIYCADAISRDDMTTAVDWMELLGKQVSVSGEPIQRLGAYMLEGLRARLERSGSSIYKALKCVEPTSSVEPTSSELKSYMTILYQICPYWQFAYKSSNAVIEEVMANEPRIHIIDFQIAQGTQWEHLIYSLARRPGGPPSVRITGVDDSQSFHARGGGLDIVKQRLTKYAESCRVPFEFHNAAMSGCEVVRENLNIHPGEALAVNFPYVLHHMPDESVSTQNHRDRLLRLVKSLSPKVVTIVEQESNTNTSPFFARFLETLDYYTAMFESIDVARPRNDKQRISAEQHCVARDIVNMIACENAERVERHELLGKWIRRLSMAGFTLYPLSTSVTNIVNNLLKQQFHENYRLEKRDGALYLSWLERNMATSSAWRC; this is translated from the coding sequence ATGCAAACTTCCCAGGAACACCATAGTTCTTCCAGTTTACATGGGTTGTACCACCAGCCATTGCAAGAAATTGATCCCTATTGTGTGCAGCATTTCCAGATTATAGAAAACAATGTCTGCCCAGATACTGGCAGCCAAGGAACAACTGTTTCCTTCCAACCCTACCCGGAACAACCTCAATTTTTCACACTGGATTCGTCCCCAGCAACTGTTGGTTATATTGACTACAATTCCCCTTCTGCCACTAGTTTTTTGTCTAACAGAAGTCCCTTTTCCCCTCAAGTTTCTCAGTCATGCCTGTCAGATCAACATCATTCCCCTGACAATACATATGGATCGCCAGCAAGTGGCTCTTCTGTTGCTGATAATGGCAATGAATTCAAGCACAAGCTCAGGGAAATAGAAATTTCATTGCTGGGTTCTGAATCAGGTATTGTTGACAGTTGCCATTACTGTCCCAATAGTGGGATTCACAAACCCACTTTTGTGTCAGGGTGTGATTGGAATCAATTGGTGCAAATGGATCCCTCACTAGACCTGAGAAAGGGGCTCATTTACTGTGCAGATGCTATATCCCGTGATGATATGACAACTGCAGTTGATTGGATGGAATTATTGGGAAAGCAAGTGTCAGTCTCTGGTGAGCCAATCCAACGTTTGGGTGCTTACATGTTGGAAGGGCTTAGAGCAAGGTTAGAGCGCTCGGGTAGTTCCATCTACAAAGCCCTAAAGTGTGTAGAACCAACAAGCTCTGTAGAACCAACAAGCTCAGAACTAAAGTCATACATGACTATCCTTTATCAGATTTGCCCTTACTGGCAATTTGCTTACAAGTCTTCAAATGCTGTCATTGAGGAAGTTATGGCAAATGAACCCAGAATCCACATCATTGATTTCCAGATTGCACAGGGCACACAGTGGGAGCATCTCATCTATTCTCTTGCACGTCGGCCTGGTGGGCCCCCTTCTGTACGAATCACAGGTGTTGATGATTCCCAATCATTTCATGCTCGAGGCGGAGGGCTTGATATTGTAAAGCAGAGGCTGACAAAGTATGCTGAGTCGTGCAGAGTACCATTTGAGTTTCATAATGCTGCCATGTCTGGTTGTGAGGTTGTGCGAGAAAATCTTAACATTCATCCTGGGGAAGCATTGGCTGTTAATTTTCCTTATGTGTTACACCACATGCCAGATGAGAGTGTGAGCACACAGAATCACAGGGACAGACTATTGAGGCTAGTTAAAAGTTTGTCACCCAAGGTTGTGACCATCGTTGAGCAAGAGTCCAACACCAACACTTCCCCATTTTTCGCAAGGTTCCTGGAGACCCTGGACTATTATACAGCTATGTTTGAATCGATTGATGTGGCTCGCCCAAGAAATGACAAACAGCGTATCAGTGCTGAGCAGCACTGTGTAGCTCGTGACATAGTCAACATGATAGCTTGTGAGAATGCTGAGAGGGTTGAACGGCATGAACTTCTAGGAAAGTGGATTAGGAGACTTTCAATGGCAGGGTTTACTCTATACCCATTGAGTACCTCTGTGACTAACATTGTTAACAATCTATTGAAGCAGCAGTTTCATGAGAATTATAGACTCGAAAAGAGGGATGGGGCTCTTTACCTTAGCTGGCTGGAGAGAAACATGGCAACCTCTTCTGCTTGGAGGTGTTGA
- the LOC115991005 gene encoding pumilio homolog 12-like, producing the protein MESRINFNETPAPAPAPTPNTTTNSGDSVTSNVESFAFNFANLQIATSSSSSPALNQTQQIHHTNGTAPPTLNTNSGDSVSSKVRSLPFNYANLRIATSSSSTSSPALNQTQQIHHTNANYETGLQHIPLSPFALYPQRQSIWSSPDNYLGGNYLCNGYYPNHQENSLSSANPGFEGASTSNWANQNDLGRYHAASVLQGRGDSVMNANLNLLGGGRSQNSSFDYPREVIESNRTNADCGYCQNFGAPGCLRNQQSFGGVGYQGGGMLHSLQGNDIVTWANIQEGSQFLQEILVSSNQEIINNLFDGVIDSLSKLMISKHGYYFFGKLVESVNDHQLQQIVVNIITLQPPGESLTRLSSNLHGSKSLQKLIKVLVEKPLLISEVISALSGEFLKLMKYRTGSLVIIKCLEVANAQSELLYDAAINNLCELAKDEEGCISLNKFITSSRGSGREQLLNAIAESSLYLSQDPSGNYVLQHVLGLDDPQVTNKICLRLKGHFAHLSSQKGGSYVVEKCLNSVGMNYVIEDFLSYNRLCQLARDQYGNYVIQAALKATKRVNSLYHERLLMILQGNMATLQSGYGRNVYSLIVKGVPFD; encoded by the exons ATGGAATCTCGTATCAATTTTAATGAAACACCAGCACCAGCACCAGCACCAACGcccaacaccaccaccaactCAGGGGATAGTGTTACTTCCAACGTTGAAagctttgcttttaattttgcaAACCTTCAAATtgctacttcttcttcttctagtcCTGCCTTGAATCAAACCCAACAGATTCATCATACTAATGGAACAGCGCCACCAACGCTCAACACCAACTCAGGGGATAGTGTTAGTTCCAAAGTTAGAAGCCTTCCTTTTAATTATGCAAACCTTCGAATtgctacttcttcttcttctacctcTAGTCCTGCGTTGAATCAAACCCAACAGATTCATCATACTAATGCAAATTATGAAACTGGGCTCCAACATATTCCTCTTTCTCCCTTTGCGTTGTATCCACAAAGACAAAGTATATGGTCATCGCCGGACAATTATCTCGGAG GAAATTATTTGTGTAATGGATATTACCCTAACCATCAAGAAAACTCTCTCTCAAGTGCAAATCCTGGTTTTGAGGGCGCATCCACAAGTAATTGGGCCAACCAAAATGACCTTGGTAGATATCATGCAGCTAGTGTGTTACAAGGAAGGGGAGATAGTGTAATGAATGCAAATTTGAACTTGCTCGGTGGTGGAAGGAGTCAAAATTCTTCGTTTGATTATCCACGTGAAGTAATTGAAAGTAATAGAACCAATGCAGACTGTGGTTACTGCCAAAACTTCGGGGCTCCTGGTTGTTTGAGGAATCAACAAAGCTTTGGTGGTGTTGGATACCAAGGTGGTGGCATGTTGCACTCATTACAAGGTAATGATATTGTTACTTGGGCGAACATCCAAGAAGGTTCACAGTTTTTACAGGAAATCTTGGTTTCAAGTAAccaagaaattataaataatttatttgatggGGTTATTGATTCTTTATCAAAGCTGATGATTTCCAAACATGGATACTATTTCTTTGGTAAGCTTGTTGAGTCGGTCAATGACCATCAGTTGCAGCAAATTGTAGTGAACATAATAACTCTGCAACCTCCTGGTGAATCGCTTACTAGATTATCATCAAATTTACACGG ATCAAAATCACTTCAAAAACTTATCAAAGTGCTTGTTGAAAAACCACTCTTGATTTCTGAGGTGATATCAGCTCTATCTGGGGAATTCTTAAAATTGATGAAATATCGAACAGGATCTTTGGTTATTATAAAATGTTTGGAGGTTGCTAATGCTCAAAGTGAG TTACTGTACGACGCAGCCATAAACAACTTGTGCGAGCTAGCCAAAGATGAAGAAGGATGCATATCCTTAAACAAGTTCATCACAAGTAGCAGAGGGTCAGGCAGAGAACAACTCCTAAATGCAATTGCAGAAAGCTCATTATACCTCTCTCAAGATCCCTCAGG GAACTATGTTTTGCAACATGTCCTAGGACTCGATGATCCTCAAGTCACTAACAAAATATGCTTACGTCTGAAAGGTCACTTTGCACACCTCTCTTCACAGAAAGGTGGCAGTTATGTGGTAGAAAAATGCTTGAACTCTGTCGGGATGAATTATGTGATTGAGGACTTTCTAAGCTACAACAGGCTCTGTCAACTTGCTCGGGATCAATATGGTAACTATGTGATCCAAGCAGCATTGAAAGCCACTAAG CGTGTAAACAGCCTATATCATGAACGACTTCTAATGATCCTGCAAGGGAATATGGCTACTCTCCAGTCTGGATATGGAAGAAATGTGTACAGTTTGATTGTCAAAGGGGTTCCATTTGATTGA
- the LOC115992919 gene encoding thymidine kinase a-like isoform X1, which translates to MLTISRMKSILTPTLSAFTFQLPKTAHLALLTSKSFPCNPNPTTTLLPLKPTTLSPTCSIHSIQSRDVHMEPATLPPEFPGEIHVIVGPMFAGKTTTLLRRIQSESSNGRSVAIIKSNKDTRYGLDSIVTHDGAKLPCLALPDLSSFRQKFGLDAYDKLDVIGIDEAQFFEDLYDFCREAADNDGKTVIVAGLDGDYLRRSFGSVLDIIPLADSVTKLTSRCELCGKCAFFTLRKTEEAQTELIGGADVYMPVCRKHYVSGQVVMEAARTVLESQNVQCISYV; encoded by the exons ATGTTAACTATTTCTAGAATGAAGTCCATCCTAACTCCAACGTTGTCAGCCTTCACTTTTCAACTCCCCAAGACCGCTCATCTTGCCCTCCTCACCTCCAAGTCCTTTCCATGCAATCCCAACCCTACAACAACTCTCCTTCCCCTAAAACCCACAACCCTTTCTCCCACTTGTTCGATTCATTCAATCCAAAGTCGCGATGTGCACATGGAGCCGGCGACTCTTCCGCCGGAGTTTCCCGGAGAGATTCACGTGATCGTTGGCCCGATGTTCGCCGGAAAAACCACCACCCTTCTTCGTAGAATTCAATCTGAGAGCAGCAATGGCAG AAGTGTGgcaataataaaatcaaataaggATACAAGATATGGATTGGATTCAATTGTGACACATGATGGGGCAAAATTGCCATGCTTGGCCTTACCAGATTTGTCATCATTCAGACAAAAATTTGGTCTTGATGCATATGATAAG TTAGATGTGATTGGTATTGATGAAGCTCAATTCTTTGAGGACCTTTATGATTTCTGTCGTGAAGCTGCTGATAATGATGGCAAAACAGTAATAGTTGCTGGACTAGATGGTGATTATTTAAG GAGGAGCTTTGGTTCTGTACTGGATATAATTCCCCTGGCTGATTCTGTTACTAAATTAACTTCTCGCTGTGAACTTTGTGGTAAATGTGCTTTCTTCACCTTAAGGAAAACGGAGGAAGCACAAACTGAACTGATTGGTGGGGCTGATGTCTACATGCCCGTGTGTCGGAAGCACTATGTCAGTGGACAAGTAGTCATGGAAGCTGCAAGGACTGTCTTGGAATCTCAAAACGTTCAGTGTATTTCTTATGTATAG
- the LOC115988664 gene encoding uncharacterized protein LOC115988664 isoform X2, translating to MRMEEESGRSELRRMQREQERERRRIRDRQRRQSMTVEQREKHLARRRRNYQLRRLRAENVRLGSQTGERSVVSRNETITVNEHQAVISVSGPSDQCNTVPHVQINQGQEKLIVECTKSEGLEALAHKSAHFQRTLRLSHVRHLARTLNHSVGELTGNCQVVAAVVNKGDVTSNRSPVGDSDSGRSLQSLRLNRVKRLARTVNNSANSVMKEATGQSDQSGAEGIE from the exons ATGAGGATGGAAGAGGAATCAGGGAGGTCGGAGCTGCGGAGAATGCAAAGGGAGCAAGAAAGAGAAAGGCGGCGTATACGGGACAGGCAAAGAAGACAGTCAATGACTGTTGAGCAGAGAGAAAAACATCTTGCTAGGCGTCGTAGAAACTATCAATTAAGAAGGCTAAGAGCTGAAAATGTGAGGTTGGGTTCTCAAACCGGAGAAAGAAGTGTTGTGTCTAGAAATGAAACCATCACAGTCAATGAACATCAAGCAGTAATTTCTGTTTCAGGACCTAGTGACCAGTGTAATACTGTTCCTCATGTTCAAATCAATCAAGGCCAAGAAAAACTAATTGTGGAATGCACAAAGTCTGAGG GTTTGGAAGCTCTAGCCCACAAATCCGCTCATTTCCAAAGAACGTTACGTCTAAGTCACGTAAGACATCTTGCTCGGACATTGAATCATTCTGTGGGTGAGCTTACAGGCAATTGCCAAGTTGTTGCAGCAGTTGTAAACAAGGGGGATGTTACTAGCAACC GTTCTCCAGTTGGAGATTCTGATTCTGGTAGATCACTGCAAAGTTTACGCTTAAATCGTGTTAAGCGTCTTGCTCGCACAGTAAACAATTCAGCAAATTCTGTTATGAAAGAGGCTACTGGTCAAAGTGACCAAAGTGGTGCAGAAGGTATAGAATAA
- the LOC115988664 gene encoding uncharacterized protein LOC115988664 isoform X1, whose protein sequence is MRMEEESGRSELRRMQREQERERRRIRDRQRRQSMTVEQREKHLARRRRNYQLRRLRAENVRLGSQTGERSVVSRNETITVNEHQAVISVSGPSDQCNTVPHVQINQGQEKLIVECTKSEGLEALAHKSAHFQRTLRLSHVRHLARTLNHSVGELTGNCQVVAAVVNKGDVTSNRSPVGDSDSGRSLQSLRLNRVKRLARTVNNSANSVMKEATGQSDQSGAEVQLKLPWGGDTAGN, encoded by the exons ATGAGGATGGAAGAGGAATCAGGGAGGTCGGAGCTGCGGAGAATGCAAAGGGAGCAAGAAAGAGAAAGGCGGCGTATACGGGACAGGCAAAGAAGACAGTCAATGACTGTTGAGCAGAGAGAAAAACATCTTGCTAGGCGTCGTAGAAACTATCAATTAAGAAGGCTAAGAGCTGAAAATGTGAGGTTGGGTTCTCAAACCGGAGAAAGAAGTGTTGTGTCTAGAAATGAAACCATCACAGTCAATGAACATCAAGCAGTAATTTCTGTTTCAGGACCTAGTGACCAGTGTAATACTGTTCCTCATGTTCAAATCAATCAAGGCCAAGAAAAACTAATTGTGGAATGCACAAAGTCTGAGG GTTTGGAAGCTCTAGCCCACAAATCCGCTCATTTCCAAAGAACGTTACGTCTAAGTCACGTAAGACATCTTGCTCGGACATTGAATCATTCTGTGGGTGAGCTTACAGGCAATTGCCAAGTTGTTGCAGCAGTTGTAAACAAGGGGGATGTTACTAGCAACC GTTCTCCAGTTGGAGATTCTGATTCTGGTAGATCACTGCAAAGTTTACGCTTAAATCGTGTTAAGCGTCTTGCTCGCACAGTAAACAATTCAGCAAATTCTGTTATGAAAGAGGCTACTGGTCAAAGTGACCAAAGTGGTGCAGAAG TTCAACTGAAACTGCCATGGGGAGGAGACACAGCTGGTAATTAA
- the LOC115992919 gene encoding pentatricopeptide repeat-containing protein At4g16470-like isoform X2, with the protein MLTISRMKSILTPTLSAFTFQLPKTAHLALLTSKSFPCNPNPTTTLLPLKPTTLSPTCSIHSIQSRDVHMEPATLPPEFPGEIHVIVGPMFAGKTTTLLRRIQSESSNGRKIKGSCGAFVHCGSECEWNQELMLFYCRNAYSEKSTRRVKESHALMVVVGYDPNEYSKTKLLILYVKSGDLGTAHILFDNLREKSLVSWNAIIAGYVQKGLEEVGLNLYYKMRQSGFIPDQYTSASVILGYFSNT; encoded by the exons ATGTTAACTATTTCTAGAATGAAGTCCATCCTAACTCCAACGTTGTCAGCCTTCACTTTTCAACTCCCCAAGACCGCTCATCTTGCCCTCCTCACCTCCAAGTCCTTTCCATGCAATCCCAACCCTACAACAACTCTCCTTCCCCTAAAACCCACAACCCTTTCTCCCACTTGTTCGATTCATTCAATCCAAAGTCGCGATGTGCACATGGAGCCGGCGACTCTTCCGCCGGAGTTTCCCGGAGAGATTCACGTGATCGTTGGCCCGATGTTCGCCGGAAAAACCACCACCCTTCTTCGTAGAATTCAATCTGAGAGCAGCAATGGCAG GAAGATTAAGGGAAGCTGTGGGGCTTTTGTGCACTGTGGGAGCGAGTGTGAGTGGAACCAGGAACTTATGCTCTTCTATTGCAGGAATGCATATTCAGAAAAGAGTACAAGAAGGGTAAAAGAATCCCATGCACTAATGGTTGTTGTTGGATATGATCCCAATGAGTATTCGAAGACAAAGTTGTTGATATTATATGTGAAATCAGGGGATCTAGGAACTGCTCACATTCTGTTTGATAATTTGCGGGAGAAAAGCTTGGTTTCATGGAATGCAATAATTGCAGGTTATGTGCAAAAGGGGCTTGAAGAAGTAGGGTTAAATCTTTATTACAAGATGAGACAGTCTGGTTTTATACCAGACCAGTATACCTCCGCATCAGTGATCCTGGGCTACTTTAGCAACACTTAA